CGATCCCGGGGCGCTTTCCGTTCAGGATACGGTCCGCCATGGTCGGGTCATTCAGACGGTGCGCGCCGCAGGCTGCGTGGAAAAGACCCGCGCTCGGGCGGCTCAGTACGTTACTTTGGCCGAGAAGGCGCTGACTTCTCTTCCTGAATGCCCGGAACGCGCGGCCCTTCAGGAAGCCCTCCAACACACCCTGCACCGCGAAAAATAGTCCCGGCCCCCACGCCGGGAGCAAATCCGAAATGGCCGCCTCCCGCATCAACGCCGCTTTTTCATCAGCCCGACCAAGACGCCCCACCTGGGGAATCGTAATCGTTTCACCAGGAAATCCATCCCCTACGTTATCGAGCCTTTTCTCGTTCCCATGCCCCAGCGTGGGAACCGTGAACCGTGAACCGTTGAACCCAAAAAGAGAACAGGAGCGCCTATGTTGTGGCGGGTGGAAGTGGGCCTGCGGCCCCATGTGACGGATACCCTGGGAAACCGGATCAGTCGGAAGATTTCCCAGGAGTTGGGTCTGGCCGTGGGCGATGTCCGGACCATCAAGGTCTTTACCGTGGCCGGGCTGGACGAAGCCCAGATCAATCTGGTCTTGGAGCGCCATGTGCTCCACGACCCCATTTTGCATCAAGCTTCCCTGAAGCCCTTGCCTGTTCCGGAAACCGGATTCGCCTGGACCTTGGAAGTGGGGTTTCGGCCCGGAGTGACGGACAACGAAGGCCGGACCGCGGCCCAGAGCGTGGCCATGGTCCTGGGCCTGCCCACGCCTTGGCCCAAGGATTTCGCCGTATACACCTCCACCCGGCACCTGCTTTCCGGAAAGCTCGACGAACACGACGCCCGGCGCATCGCCACGGATTTGTTGGCCAATGAACTGATCCAGCGCTTCGACCTGAAAAGCTTTGCCCAGTGGCAGGCCGAGCCCGGTTTTCCGGCCCGGGCCGCTCAGGTGGTCGGCCGACCCAGCGACGAGGTTCAGGCCATCCCGCTTTCCGGTCTCAGCGACGCGGAACTGCTGGAGATCAGCCGGAAGGGCGTTCTGGCGCTCAGCCTGGAGGAAATGCTGGCCATCCGCGGCTATTATGAGCGGTCGGACGTCCGCGCGGCCCGCGCAGCCCAGGGGCTGCCGGACGCGCCTACGGACGTCGAACTGGAGGCCCTGGCCCAGACCTGGTCCGAGCACTGCAAACACAAGATTTTCAACGCCCAAATAGACTATCGGATCACGAATCCGGACGGTTCCTTGACTACCGAGGGCGCTTCGAAAACCATCAACAGTCTGTACAAGACCTTTATCCAGAACCCCACGGCCCTGTTGCGCCGACGCATGGGCGCGGACGACTTCTGCCTTTCCGTGTTCAAGGACAACGCCGGGGTGATCCGGTTTGACCAGGATCACAACATCTGCGTCAAGGTGGAGACCCACAACAGCCCCTCGGCTCTGGACCCGTACGGCGGGGCCCTGACCGGGATCGTGGGCGTGAACCGCGATCCCATGGGCACGGGTCTGGGCGCGAACCTGCTTTGCAATACCGACGTCTTCTGCCTGGGCTCGCCTTTTTACGATCAACCCCTGCCCCCGCGGCTGCTTCATCCCCGCCGGGTGCTGGAGGGCGTGCGCGAGGGCGTGGAGCACGGCGGGAACAAGTCCGGCATTCCCACGGTCAACGGCTCCTTGGTCTTTCACGAGCGGTTTCTGGGCAAGCCGCTGATCTTCTGCGGGACCGTGGGGATCATGCCGTCCGTGGTCGCCGGACGGCTCAGCCATGACAAGGAGGTCCGGCCCGGAGACGTGATCGTGATGATCGGCGGCCGGATCGGCAAGGACGGCATCCACGGGGCCACCTTTTCCTCCGAGGAACTGCATGAGGACTCCCCGGCCACCGCGGTGCAGATCGGCGATCCCATCACCCAGCGCAAGATGTACGACTTTCTGATGACCGCCAGGGACCGGGGTCTGTACCGGGCCATCACGGACAACGGCGCAGGGGGCTTGAGTTCCTCGGTGGGGGAGATGGCCCAGGACAGCGGCGGCTGCGATCTGGATATGAGTCTGGCTCCTCTGAAGTACGACGGACTGACGCCCTGGGAGATTCTGCTCTCCGAAGCCCAGGAGCGGATGACCGCGGCCGTGGCCCCGGAGGAACTGGACGCCTTCCTGGCCCTGGCCCGGCGCATGGACGTGGAGGCCACGGCCCTGGGGACGTTCACGGACAGCGGGCTGTTCCACATCCGCTTTGGTGACCGGGTGGTGGGCAGCCTGGAGATGGATTTCCTGCACAACGGCACGCCCCAGATGCGCCTGGAGGCCGTTTGGACGCCGCCGGAACAGCATGATGTTCGGATCGAGCTCGGCGGCGACATCGACCATGGCGAACTATTGGAGCGGATTCTCGGAAGGCTCAACGTATGCAGCAAGGAGTACGTCATCCGCCAGTACGACCACGAGGTCCAGGGCGGGAGCGTGATCAAGCCCTTGATGGGCGTCCGGGCCGACGGCCCGACGGACGCGGCGGTGATCCGCCCGCTGCTGGATTCCCACCGGGGTCTGGTGGTCTCCCATGGAATCTGCCCCAAGTTCAGCGATTTGGACACCTACTGGATGACCGCCAATGCCGTGGACGAGGCCGT
The nucleotide sequence above comes from Desulfonatronum sp. SC1. Encoded proteins:
- a CDS encoding AIR synthase-related protein; translation: MLWRVEVGLRPHVTDTLGNRISRKISQELGLAVGDVRTIKVFTVAGLDEAQINLVLERHVLHDPILHQASLKPLPVPETGFAWTLEVGFRPGVTDNEGRTAAQSVAMVLGLPTPWPKDFAVYTSTRHLLSGKLDEHDARRIATDLLANELIQRFDLKSFAQWQAEPGFPARAAQVVGRPSDEVQAIPLSGLSDAELLEISRKGVLALSLEEMLAIRGYYERSDVRAARAAQGLPDAPTDVELEALAQTWSEHCKHKIFNAQIDYRITNPDGSLTTEGASKTINSLYKTFIQNPTALLRRRMGADDFCLSVFKDNAGVIRFDQDHNICVKVETHNSPSALDPYGGALTGIVGVNRDPMGTGLGANLLCNTDVFCLGSPFYDQPLPPRLLHPRRVLEGVREGVEHGGNKSGIPTVNGSLVFHERFLGKPLIFCGTVGIMPSVVAGRLSHDKEVRPGDVIVMIGGRIGKDGIHGATFSSEELHEDSPATAVQIGDPITQRKMYDFLMTARDRGLYRAITDNGAGGLSSSVGEMAQDSGGCDLDMSLAPLKYDGLTPWEILLSEAQERMTAAVAPEELDAFLALARRMDVEATALGTFTDSGLFHIRFGDRVVGSLEMDFLHNGTPQMRLEAVWTPPEQHDVRIELGGDIDHGELLERILGRLNVCSKEYVIRQYDHEVQGGSVIKPLMGVRADGPTDAAVIRPLLDSHRGLVVSHGICPKFSDLDTYWMTANAVDEAVRNAVAVGADPVRMAGVDNFCWCDPVQSEKTPDGRHKLAQLVRANQALAHYCLAYGVPCVSGKDSMKNDYSVAGVKISVPPTVLFSLVGVVEDVRACVSSDFKQPGDLIYLLGVTRSELGGSELADDLGLPQGVIPQVDALANRRRYHTLHAAIRSGLVRAAHDLSDGGLGAALAEMAIGGRLGARIDLAQVPACPIALPTTILLYSESAGRLLVCVAPDQAAEFEALFAGQALSHIGHVDQGPTLRINNADAPVLTVSVERLATAWKTTMDW